A DNA window from Maribellus comscasis contains the following coding sequences:
- a CDS encoding DUF432 domain-containing protein — MSTNEIFGKHQITPGNTKSFILGNSTLWVKREKEGWRLLYKENLSEQDEQPDFGNAEYFQTGKSNSVVLAPALPVKPMVFKGSQLKVSPKQKFTFFLKIPITIQVYYSKNAGENLLKEIPYRRLSDTWFGEPDNGEAAFALGYEYFLNFETVEISPFEAICPVSIFNNSLNTLEIQRQIIRVEHLTLYKNTDKIVTSLVQVEYKGQQILSAADYHYSKTYDGEKQDILTKPRNTSSKNLLKINFHFIKNIYKID, encoded by the coding sequence ATGAGTACAAACGAAATATTTGGTAAACATCAGATTACCCCGGGAAATACAAAATCTTTTATTCTTGGCAATTCTACGCTTTGGGTAAAGAGGGAAAAAGAGGGCTGGCGTCTGCTTTATAAAGAGAATTTGTCAGAGCAGGATGAGCAACCTGATTTTGGCAATGCTGAATATTTTCAAACGGGAAAATCCAATTCTGTTGTCCTTGCACCGGCACTACCGGTAAAACCGATGGTTTTTAAAGGATCTCAGTTGAAGGTGTCACCCAAACAAAAGTTTACTTTTTTTCTGAAAATACCCATTACAATCCAGGTCTATTATTCAAAAAATGCCGGAGAAAATCTGTTAAAGGAAATTCCTTACAGACGTCTTTCTGATACATGGTTTGGCGAACCAGATAACGGAGAAGCAGCATTTGCTCTGGGGTATGAATATTTTTTAAATTTTGAGACCGTTGAAATATCTCCTTTTGAAGCTATTTGCCCGGTTTCTATATTTAATAACTCTTTAAATACACTCGAAATACAACGACAAATCATCCGTGTTGAACACCTTACCTTGTATAAAAATACCGATAAGATTGTGACCAGCCTGGTGCAGGTAGAATACAAGGGGCAACAGATTTTAAGTGCTGCAGATTATCATTATTCGAAAACTTATGATGGAGAAAAACAGGATATATTGACAAAACCAAGAAATACCAGTAGTAAGAATCTGCTGAAAATTAATTTTCATTTTATTAAAAACATCTACAAAATCGATTAA
- a CDS encoding FN3 domain-containing metallophosphoesterase family protein, whose protein sequence is MKQLHLIISALLLFFVSNLFSQEETFSITHGPYLQALTENEVTIVWTTNRKGISWVELAPDDDTHFYLTERPRIYSEGFGFKVVDSVHVVTLTNLDPNTTYRYRIYSQEVLSHVGTKVLYGPVAASNVYRKKPFKFTTSNPKKNDISFLVINDIHGNNDLMENLLKGTDWGKTDLVFFNGDMTNDIRSEEQLFGDFLDKSVELFASETPMYYARGNHETRGNFATTFPRYFPTPTKQLYYMFRQGPVCFVVLDCGEDKPDSDLEYSRIVAFDRYRTQQANWLKEAVKKDIFLDAPYRVVIVHMPPFGGWHGEQEIKDKFVPVLEKAGIDVMLCGHLHRHVFKKAGDGQNFPIIANANKAVIKAHTENSVLVLDVADEEGKVVQNLKISARK, encoded by the coding sequence ATGAAACAACTTCACCTGATTATCTCAGCGCTGCTACTGTTTTTTGTTTCAAATCTGTTTTCACAGGAAGAAACATTTTCAATCACGCACGGTCCATACCTGCAAGCATTAACAGAAAATGAAGTAACGATTGTTTGGACAACCAACCGAAAAGGTATTTCGTGGGTGGAACTGGCTCCCGATGACGACACTCATTTCTATCTTACTGAACGTCCGCGTATTTATTCCGAAGGTTTTGGTTTTAAAGTTGTAGATTCGGTACATGTTGTAACATTAACCAATTTGGATCCCAATACAACGTATCGTTACCGGATTTATTCACAGGAAGTTTTAAGCCATGTTGGTACCAAAGTTTTATATGGACCTGTTGCGGCGAGTAATGTGTACCGAAAAAAACCCTTTAAATTTACAACAAGCAATCCGAAAAAAAACGACATATCATTTCTGGTTATAAATGATATTCACGGGAACAATGACTTAATGGAGAATCTTTTAAAAGGAACAGATTGGGGTAAAACAGATCTTGTTTTTTTTAATGGTGATATGACCAACGATATCCGTTCAGAAGAACAGTTATTTGGAGATTTTCTGGATAAATCAGTAGAATTGTTTGCCAGTGAAACACCGATGTATTATGCACGCGGAAATCACGAGACAAGGGGCAACTTTGCAACCACTTTTCCAAGATACTTTCCCACTCCAACCAAGCAATTGTACTATATGTTCAGGCAGGGGCCAGTTTGTTTTGTAGTACTCGACTGTGGAGAGGACAAACCCGATTCAGATTTGGAATACAGCAGAATTGTGGCTTTCGACCGCTACCGCACTCAACAGGCAAACTGGTTAAAAGAAGCGGTAAAAAAAGATATTTTTCTTGATGCACCCTATCGCGTAGTGATAGTTCATATGCCTCCGTTTGGTGGCTGGCACGGCGAACAGGAGATTAAGGACAAGTTTGTACCGGTACTTGAAAAAGCCGGCATCGATGTGATGCTTTGCGGGCATCTTCACCGACATGTTTTCAAAAAGGCAGGCGACGGACAAAATTTCCCCATTATTGCCAATGCCAATAAAGCTGTTATAAAAGCACATACTGAAAACTCAGTGCTGGTTCTTGATGTTGCAGATGAAGAAGGGAAAGTTGTACAGAACTTAAAAATTTCTGCAAGAAAATAG
- a CDS encoding glycoside hydrolase family 140 protein: MSENKRFLASENGEPFFWLGDTAWLLFSKLSRQEADTYLNDRAEKGFNVIQVMILHQLNLTNVYGDSALIIGDISQPKVTYGKSFENKEAYDFWDHVDYVIDLAEKKGLYMALVPVWGSNVRSGNINKEQAKKYATWLSKRYAKKSNIIWLNGGDVKGSDSTAIWNIIGRCIRENAPNHLITFHPFGRTKSSMWFHNAEWLDFNMFQSGHRRYDQDDTELAYGQDNWKYVRDDYSLSPIKPTIDGEPSYEGIPQGLHDPAEPFWNAGDVRRYAYWSVFAGAFGFTYGHSAVMQMYKPGDKNPGYGVREYWYEALNATGSSQMNYLKKLMLSKPYFERFPDSSIVAASGQGEKYNYQIATRGKNYALIYSFNGRDIQTVLGKIDGSKVQASWFNPRSGEFTFIGEFKNEGIKKFDPPGETKDGNDWVLILDSAN; encoded by the coding sequence GTGTCGGAAAATAAACGCTTTTTAGCAAGTGAAAATGGCGAACCTTTTTTTTGGTTGGGAGACACAGCTTGGTTGTTGTTCTCAAAACTTAGCCGGCAGGAAGCAGACACGTACCTGAACGACAGAGCTGAAAAGGGATTTAATGTTATCCAGGTAATGATTTTACATCAACTAAACCTGACAAATGTATACGGAGACTCGGCCTTGATAATAGGAGATATTTCACAACCCAAAGTTACCTATGGAAAATCATTTGAAAATAAGGAAGCCTATGATTTCTGGGATCATGTAGATTATGTTATAGATTTAGCTGAGAAAAAAGGACTTTATATGGCACTTGTTCCGGTATGGGGATCAAACGTTCGTTCGGGAAACATAAATAAGGAACAAGCAAAAAAATATGCAACGTGGCTATCAAAACGTTATGCAAAAAAATCAAATATAATCTGGTTAAATGGCGGCGATGTAAAAGGAAGCGACAGCACAGCCATCTGGAATATTATTGGCAGGTGCATCCGGGAAAATGCGCCCAATCATTTGATCACTTTCCACCCTTTTGGCCGGACAAAGTCGTCGATGTGGTTTCACAATGCGGAGTGGCTTGATTTTAATATGTTTCAGTCGGGACACCGCCGTTACGATCAGGATGATACTGAACTGGCCTATGGACAGGACAACTGGAAATATGTGCGCGACGATTATTCGCTCTCCCCCATCAAACCAACCATAGACGGAGAACCATCGTATGAAGGAATTCCACAGGGGCTGCATGATCCTGCTGAACCATTCTGGAATGCCGGTGATGTAAGACGATATGCCTACTGGTCAGTCTTTGCAGGAGCATTTGGTTTTACCTACGGACACAGTGCGGTGATGCAAATGTATAAACCCGGAGATAAAAATCCCGGTTATGGCGTACGTGAATACTGGTATGAAGCACTGAATGCCACTGGCTCATCACAAATGAACTACCTCAAAAAACTCATGCTTTCTAAACCTTATTTTGAACGTTTCCCTGATTCGTCGATAGTTGCCGCCTCCGGGCAGGGTGAAAAATATAACTACCAGATAGCTACCCGCGGAAAAAACTACGCACTAATATACTCCTTCAACGGGCGCGACATTCAAACAGTTCTGGGAAAGATAGACGGTTCAAAAGTGCAGGCATCATGGTTCAACCCGCGTTCAGGCGAATTTACATTTATAGGGGAGTTCAAAAATGAGGGTATCAAAAAATTTGATCCTCCGGGTGAAACAAAAGATGGAAACGACTGGGTTTTAATTTTAGATTCAGCAAACTAA
- a CDS encoding glycoside hydrolase family 28 protein yields MKYSFLLIPIVLFVFLSCNGDKSPKIVTVKVKAPFEMPAITIPDFSNCPKFPITDFGAIPENKEKNTLAIKKAIQKANQMGGGTVIIPEGEWITKKIHFQSNVNIHLEKGAVLLFSGNPDDYLPAVQTTWEGMECYNYSPLIYAYECKNIAITGEGKLKAQMDVWEKWFARPPAHMNSLKRLYNLAAKDVPVEERLMVNDTAHLRPHFIQFNRSENILLDGFSITNSPFWTIHPYLSKNVVIRNLNVYAHGHNNDGVDPEMSQNMLIEDCVFDQGDDAIAVKSGRNQDAWRLNTPTKNLVIRNCLVKNGHQLLAIGSELSGGVENIYMSNCKVKDDANMFHLVFIKTNERRGGYVKNIYVNNIGADKMSEGILGIETDVLYQWRDLVPTYEKRLTPISDIYLKNIKANSVKFISRILAQDKLPVKNVVLKNIKVDQIEGDHFIHKNVTNFKIDKK; encoded by the coding sequence ATGAAGTATTCTTTTCTGCTTATTCCAATCGTTTTATTTGTTTTTCTGTCATGTAATGGAGACAAGTCACCAAAAATCGTTACGGTTAAAGTGAAAGCACCTTTTGAAATGCCGGCGATAACCATCCCTGATTTTAGCAACTGCCCAAAATTCCCGATCACTGATTTTGGTGCTATTCCTGAAAACAAGGAAAAAAATACATTGGCCATAAAAAAAGCCATTCAAAAGGCCAATCAAATGGGGGGTGGTACGGTTATAATCCCTGAGGGGGAATGGATAACAAAAAAAATTCATTTTCAAAGCAATGTAAATATCCATCTTGAAAAAGGAGCTGTACTTCTTTTCTCGGGAAATCCTGATGATTACTTACCGGCAGTGCAAACTACCTGGGAAGGAATGGAGTGCTATAATTACTCGCCTTTAATTTACGCTTACGAATGTAAAAACATAGCCATAACCGGCGAAGGCAAACTAAAAGCTCAAATGGATGTTTGGGAAAAATGGTTTGCCCGGCCTCCGGCGCATATGAATAGTCTAAAACGGTTGTACAATCTTGCAGCAAAAGATGTCCCGGTGGAAGAACGCCTAATGGTAAACGACACGGCCCATTTACGCCCGCACTTTATCCAGTTTAACCGGTCGGAAAATATTTTACTCGATGGTTTTTCCATTACAAACAGCCCTTTTTGGACAATTCACCCTTATTTGTCGAAAAACGTGGTTATCCGGAATTTGAATGTTTATGCGCATGGCCATAACAACGATGGAGTTGACCCGGAAATGAGTCAAAACATGTTGATTGAAGATTGTGTATTCGACCAGGGAGATGATGCGATTGCCGTAAAATCAGGCCGTAACCAGGATGCCTGGCGACTAAATACTCCAACAAAAAATCTGGTTATCCGCAACTGTCTGGTAAAAAACGGGCACCAGCTGCTGGCAATAGGAAGCGAATTATCAGGCGGCGTGGAGAATATTTATATGAGCAATTGCAAAGTGAAAGACGACGCCAACATGTTTCACCTGGTATTTATAAAAACCAACGAACGAAGAGGGGGCTATGTAAAAAATATTTATGTGAACAATATCGGGGCCGACAAAATGAGTGAAGGTATTCTCGGAATTGAAACCGATGTGCTCTACCAGTGGCGCGACTTAGTTCCCACTTACGAGAAACGCCTGACACCCATTTCCGATATTTATCTGAAAAACATAAAGGCAAATTCGGTAAAATTTATCTCCCGGATTTTAGCCCAGGATAAACTTCCGGTTAAAAATGTTGTTCTCAAAAATATTAAAGTAGATCAAATTGAGGGAGACCATTTTATTCATAAAAATGTGACAAACTTTAAAATAGATAAAAAATAA
- a CDS encoding mechanosensitive ion channel family protein — protein sequence MNLDLSKYISNPIIEKIVIALIILIVGFIIIHALTFIVKKFLPQKWSRQRKMIVTRFVEYSGYIFLFFILISALNLSDKLTTIFGAAGVIGIIIGFASQTSIGNIISGFFLVSEKSFELGDVIKIGDKSGVVYSIDLLSIKIKTFDNLLLRIPNQTVISSEVTNVTRFPIRRLDFNVSVAYKEDLRKVKTVLEQVAKNNPLSLDEPEPLIVFKDFGDSGINILLGIWFEKANYLAVKNSIFQEIKEAFDAEGIEIPFPHLSLYTGEATKPFPLVVEEIKKTK from the coding sequence ATGAATCTGGACTTGTCAAAATATATCTCCAATCCGATTATTGAAAAGATAGTAATTGCATTAATAATCCTGATTGTTGGATTTATTATCATCCATGCCCTTACTTTTATTGTCAAAAAATTTCTTCCCCAAAAATGGTCCAGGCAACGCAAAATGATTGTAACGCGGTTTGTTGAGTATTCCGGTTATATTTTTCTTTTTTTTATTTTGATATCGGCATTAAACCTTAGCGATAAGCTCACAACAATTTTTGGTGCGGCCGGTGTAATTGGAATAATTATAGGATTTGCTTCGCAAACCAGTATAGGGAATATTATAAGTGGTTTTTTTCTTGTCTCTGAAAAATCGTTTGAATTGGGCGATGTAATAAAAATAGGCGATAAAAGCGGAGTAGTTTACAGCATTGATTTACTTTCAATAAAAATTAAAACTTTTGATAATCTGTTGCTGCGAATTCCCAACCAAACAGTAATAAGCAGCGAAGTTACCAATGTTACAAGGTTTCCTATTCGCCGGCTCGATTTTAATGTAAGTGTGGCTTACAAAGAAGATCTTCGAAAGGTAAAAACAGTTTTGGAACAGGTGGCCAAAAACAACCCTTTGAGTTTGGATGAACCTGAACCACTTATTGTTTTTAAAGATTTTGGCGACAGTGGAATAAATATTTTGCTTGGTATATGGTTTGAGAAGGCCAATTATCTGGCAGTAAAAAATTCTATTTTTCAGGAAATAAAAGAAGCTTTTGATGCCGAAGGTATTGAAATACCGTTCCCGCACCTGAGTTTATATACCGGAGAAGCAACAAAACCTTTTCCGCTGGTTGTTGAGGAGATTAAAAAAACAAAATAG
- a CDS encoding RNA polymerase sigma factor, producing MVARDFKTRVLPVSKKLLRFATHFLKDEDEARDVVQDVFLKLWQKRDTLGEIENIEAFAMRMTRNRCLDVIRANKVVPIDAETDRKLKEESVDVHKQVELSETAAQIQKLINTLPDLQRTVMQLRDIEQMSYEEIAEATDLKINAIRVNLSRARKKVRDEFLKINSNGRPTAGVKTEEFRVNAGTVLQRVNGIQKN from the coding sequence ATGGTTGCCAGAGATTTTAAAACAAGAGTTCTACCAGTAAGCAAAAAGTTGCTCCGGTTCGCCACTCATTTTTTAAAAGATGAAGACGAAGCGCGCGATGTGGTTCAGGATGTATTCCTGAAACTCTGGCAAAAACGAGATACGCTGGGAGAAATTGAAAATATTGAGGCTTTTGCTATGCGAATGACGCGCAACCGCTGCCTCGATGTGATAAGGGCAAACAAAGTTGTGCCCATAGATGCGGAGACCGACCGCAAATTAAAAGAAGAATCGGTAGACGTTCATAAACAGGTTGAATTAAGCGAAACGGCAGCACAGATTCAAAAGCTCATTAATACATTGCCCGATTTGCAACGAACAGTGATGCAACTCAGGGACATTGAGCAAATGAGCTATGAAGAAATTGCTGAAGCTACTGATTTAAAAATAAATGCAATCAGGGTGAACTTGTCGAGGGCAAGAAAGAAAGTTAGAGACGAATTTCTAAAAATAAATTCAAACGGACGGCCAACAGCTGGAGTGAAAACCGAAGAATTTAGAGTAAATGCAGGCACGGTGTTGCAAAGGGTAAACGGAATTCAAAAAAATTAA
- a CDS encoding PQQ-binding-like beta-propeller repeat protein, whose amino-acid sequence MKNQIKLFIISLILFSSGVQALAQKISEWRPENRTGVSAETGLLKSWPAEGPKLLWENLELTKGNSSPSFGNNKVYITGTEDGIDILYALDMNGKMLWQKAMGRAWNESFPESRATPTIEGNRVYTCSGIGDLACFDGNTGEKIWAYQASEENKGTYGNWGIAESLIIDGEKLYFSPGGPETNTIALNKTTGEIIWKSESIDDKPGYVSPILVQYAGKKMLINVSLDHVYGVDISNGDILWKVGHVNPREGRDNILCVTPLFKDGKVYVTAGYNIGSYQIKIAGDANSAEIVWTDDVLDVHHGGVVLVDGYIYGSNWLNNANGNWCCLEWETGKKMWEEPWNCKGSVIAAEGILYIYDEKRGNVGLVKATPEKFDLVSSFKIEQGNNGPFWAHPVIHNGILYIRHTNALMAYDIKEK is encoded by the coding sequence ATGAAAAATCAAATCAAATTATTCATTATTAGCCTTATTTTATTTAGTTCGGGAGTTCAAGCCTTGGCTCAGAAGATTTCAGAGTGGCGACCGGAAAACCGCACCGGTGTTTCTGCGGAAACCGGTTTATTAAAATCGTGGCCGGCAGAGGGACCCAAGCTTCTGTGGGAAAACCTGGAACTGACCAAAGGAAATTCCTCACCTTCGTTTGGAAACAATAAAGTTTACATTACCGGAACTGAAGATGGAATTGACATTTTATACGCCCTCGACATGAATGGAAAAATGCTTTGGCAAAAAGCTATGGGACGAGCCTGGAACGAGTCTTTTCCGGAAAGCCGGGCAACGCCGACTATAGAAGGCAACCGGGTTTACACTTGTAGCGGCATTGGCGATCTGGCTTGTTTTGACGGAAACACCGGCGAAAAAATTTGGGCCTACCAGGCAAGTGAAGAAAACAAAGGGACCTATGGCAACTGGGGAATTGCAGAATCGCTGATTATTGATGGAGAAAAACTCTATTTCTCGCCGGGAGGCCCCGAAACAAATACAATCGCTTTAAATAAAACCACAGGGGAAATTATCTGGAAATCGGAAAGTATCGATGATAAACCTGGTTATGTTTCCCCTATTCTTGTACAGTATGCCGGCAAAAAAATGCTGATTAATGTTTCCCTGGATCATGTGTACGGCGTTGATATTTCAAATGGCGATATCCTGTGGAAAGTTGGCCATGTAAATCCCCGTGAAGGACGCGACAATATTCTTTGTGTTACTCCATTGTTCAAAGATGGTAAAGTATATGTAACCGCAGGTTATAATATTGGCAGCTACCAGATAAAAATTGCCGGTGACGCGAACAGTGCAGAAATAGTTTGGACTGATGATGTACTGGATGTTCACCACGGAGGTGTTGTATTGGTCGATGGTTATATTTACGGCTCAAACTGGCTAAACAATGCCAACGGAAACTGGTGTTGCCTTGAATGGGAAACCGGCAAGAAAATGTGGGAAGAACCATGGAATTGCAAAGGTTCTGTTATTGCAGCAGAAGGAATACTTTATATCTATGACGAAAAACGGGGGAATGTAGGACTGGTAAAAGCCACACCTGAAAAATTTGATTTGGTAAGCTCTTTCAAAATCGAGCAGGGAAACAACGGTCCCTTTTGGGCACACCCTGTAATTCACAATGGAATATTATACATCAGGCACACCAATGCTTTGATGGCTTATGATATCAAAGAAAAATAA
- a CDS encoding ATP/GTP-binding protein has translation MKIAVSGSHRVGKSSLIEKLGEVFPDYICKPEPYYELEETGHFFSEIPDVDDYIVQLRYSIEQVVSTESNIIFDRCPLDLLAYIQASDEFGEMDIQSLFREVTDVMSEIDVLVFVAVEEPDIITCAESDLPELRIQVDEILREWVQDLDCTLIEVYGSLSNRKDMILKQIKKMN, from the coding sequence ATGAAAATAGCAGTAAGCGGATCACACAGAGTTGGGAAAAGTTCATTGATTGAAAAACTGGGAGAAGTATTTCCGGATTATATCTGTAAACCTGAACCTTATTATGAACTGGAAGAAACTGGCCATTTTTTTTCTGAGATTCCTGATGTTGACGATTATATTGTGCAATTAAGATATTCAATAGAGCAAGTTGTGTCTACCGAAAGCAACATTATTTTCGACCGTTGCCCGCTCGATCTTCTCGCATACATCCAGGCATCAGATGAATTTGGAGAAATGGATATCCAGTCGCTGTTTCGGGAAGTAACCGATGTAATGAGCGAAATTGACGTACTTGTTTTTGTCGCGGTTGAAGAGCCCGACATAATTACCTGTGCAGAATCAGACTTGCCTGAACTGAGAATACAAGTTGATGAAATTCTGAGGGAATGGGTCCAGGATCTCGATTGTACGTTAATTGAAGTTTACGGTTCGCTGTCAAATCGCAAAGACATGATTCTAAAACAGATAAAAAAGATGAATTAA
- a CDS encoding DUF4252 domain-containing protein, translated as MKKLILLIAVVLPMAVLAQKSPVDKLFEKYANQKGFTTVSISGKLLSFAAQFDTGDEATKDLLASLRGVRVLSVEDDELNKNIDFYAELERDGFFKDKDFEVLMEVTEDDEVVRFLAKDAGNGKISDLLLVVGGDDNALISISGIIDPENIGKITRSLDVDLGDIDVDIKK; from the coding sequence ATGAAGAAGCTGATATTATTAATTGCAGTTGTATTGCCGATGGCAGTGCTTGCACAAAAATCTCCGGTTGACAAGTTGTTTGAAAAATATGCCAACCAAAAAGGATTTACCACCGTTAGCATTTCCGGTAAACTGTTGAGTTTTGCTGCTCAGTTTGATACCGGAGACGAAGCTACAAAAGATTTACTGGCCAGTTTGAGAGGAGTGCGTGTTCTTTCGGTTGAAGATGACGAACTGAATAAAAACATCGATTTTTATGCTGAATTGGAACGAGACGGATTTTTTAAAGACAAGGATTTTGAAGTGTTGATGGAAGTTACTGAAGACGATGAAGTCGTGCGTTTTCTGGCGAAAGACGCCGGAAACGGGAAAATTTCAGATTTGTTACTGGTAGTAGGTGGCGACGACAATGCTTTAATTAGTATCTCCGGTATAATTGATCCGGAAAATATTGGCAAAATTACCAGGTCGCTTGATGTTGATCTAGGTGATATTGATGTTGATATAAAAAAATAA
- a CDS encoding M3 family metallopeptidase — MKKLLFVIFVLGLALVSCQSQKKENSTTMENPFFKEWTTPFGVPPFDEIKVEHYVPAVKEGIQQQQAEIDAIVANTADPTFKNTILEMDKSGELLSKVSGVFGPLNSANTNEEMQAVAREISPLTTQHRDNIMMNPELFKKVKAVYEKRNDLGLDAEQLRVTEKYYKDFVRSGANLSAEDQEKLKKINTELSGLSLKFGENLLAETNKNFKLVIDNEADLAGLSGDVIARAAEDAKKSGEDGKWVFTLAKPSMIPFLQYAENRDLREKLYSGYFMRGDNGNENDNKEAIQKIIKLRDEKAELLGFDSYADYVIDNNMAKTPEAVYDFLMKLWEPALDMAKQDVKEMQAIIDREGNDFKLASWDWWYYNEKLRKEKFNLDEAEIKPYFSLQNAKDGIFYVAKNLYGLKFIKRDDLPTYHEEAEAYEVQEADGSLLGVLYMDFHPRDGKRVGAWSTGFRQASYTKDGKRIPRIGSIVMNFTRPAGDTPALLSFDEVSTLFHEFGHALHGLFTDGPYDRTAGSVPRDFVELPSQIMENWAAEPEVMKVYAKHYQTGEPIPDELIEKLQKSGTFNQGFITGEYVAASLLDLDYHTAENANIADVRVFEKASMDKIGLIAEFIPRYRSTYFSHIFAGGYSAGYYVYYWAAVLDTDAFYAFKETGDLFNPEVAAKFRELLAKSGSDEGMKVYVNFRGKEPSIEPYLKKKGLM, encoded by the coding sequence ATGAAAAAACTGCTGTTTGTTATTTTTGTCTTAGGCTTGGCGCTGGTATCGTGTCAAAGTCAGAAAAAGGAAAATTCGACTACTATGGAGAATCCGTTTTTTAAGGAGTGGACTACCCCGTTTGGAGTGCCTCCGTTTGACGAAATTAAAGTTGAACATTATGTCCCGGCTGTAAAAGAGGGAATACAGCAACAACAGGCTGAGATTGATGCAATTGTTGCAAATACAGCCGATCCTACGTTTAAAAACACCATTTTGGAAATGGATAAATCAGGGGAATTATTAAGCAAAGTAAGTGGTGTTTTTGGTCCGCTAAATTCAGCAAATACGAATGAAGAGATGCAGGCTGTGGCCCGTGAAATCTCACCGCTCACAACCCAACACCGGGATAATATAATGATGAACCCCGAACTTTTTAAAAAAGTAAAAGCGGTGTATGAAAAAAGAAACGATCTGGGTTTGGATGCAGAACAGTTGCGCGTTACTGAGAAATACTACAAGGATTTTGTAAGAAGCGGGGCAAATCTTTCGGCAGAAGATCAGGAAAAATTGAAAAAGATAAATACAGAACTCTCCGGCTTGAGCCTAAAATTTGGAGAGAATTTGCTGGCTGAAACCAACAAAAATTTTAAACTGGTAATTGATAATGAAGCTGACCTGGCTGGCTTGTCCGGCGATGTTATCGCACGCGCAGCAGAAGATGCAAAAAAATCAGGAGAAGACGGCAAGTGGGTTTTCACATTGGCCAAGCCAAGTATGATTCCGTTTTTGCAGTATGCTGAAAATCGCGATTTGCGAGAAAAATTGTACAGTGGTTATTTTATGCGTGGCGACAACGGCAATGAAAACGACAATAAAGAGGCAATCCAGAAAATTATAAAACTACGCGACGAGAAAGCGGAATTACTTGGTTTTGATAGCTACGCCGATTATGTAATTGATAACAACATGGCAAAAACTCCCGAAGCTGTTTATGACTTTTTAATGAAACTTTGGGAACCGGCGCTGGATATGGCAAAACAGGATGTAAAAGAGATGCAGGCGATTATCGATCGCGAAGGCAATGACTTTAAACTCGCTTCCTGGGACTGGTGGTATTACAACGAAAAACTGCGCAAAGAAAAATTCAATCTCGACGAAGCCGAAATAAAACCCTACTTCAGTTTGCAAAATGCAAAAGATGGCATTTTTTACGTGGCCAAAAATCTTTATGGATTAAAATTCATAAAACGAGATGATCTTCCAACGTACCACGAAGAAGCAGAAGCATACGAAGTGCAGGAAGCTGACGGCTCTTTGCTTGGCGTTTTATACATGGATTTCCATCCACGCGACGGGAAAAGAGTTGGTGCCTGGTCAACCGGATTCCGTCAGGCTTCTTATACCAAAGATGGAAAACGGATTCCAAGAATTGGCTCGATTGTAATGAACTTTACACGCCCCGCCGGTGATACTCCTGCCTTGCTGAGTTTTGATGAAGTTTCAACCCTGTTCCACGAATTCGGCCATGCCCTACACGGTTTATTTACCGATGGACCTTACGATAGAACTGCCGGAAGTGTGCCACGTGATTTTGTTGAACTTCCTTCACAAATTATGGAAAACTGGGCTGCCGAACCGGAGGTGATGAAAGTATACGCCAAACATTATCAAACCGGTGAGCCTATTCCGGACGAGTTAATCGAAAAACTGCAGAAAAGCGGCACATTTAACCAGGGTTTTATCACCGGAGAATATGTGGCTGCCTCGCTTTTGGATTTGGATTATCATACAGCAGAAAACGCAAATATTGCTGATGTTCGTGTATTTGAAAAAGCATCCATGGATAAAATCGGTTTAATTGCTGAATTTATTCCGCGCTACAGAAGCACTTATTTCTCGCATATTTTTGCAGGCGGATATTCTGCAGGATACTATGTGTATTACTGGGCAGCAGTACTCGACACCGACGCATTCTACGCATTTAAAGAAACAGGTGATTTGTTTAATCCTGAAGTTGCAGCCAAGTTCCGTGAGCTGCTGGCTAAATCAGGTTCCGACGAAGGAATGAAGGTGTATGTTAATTTCAGAGGAAAAGAGCCTTCAATAGAGCCATATCTGAAAAAGAAAGGATTGATGTAA